One part of the Roseomonas gilardii genome encodes these proteins:
- a CDS encoding ABC transporter ATP-binding protein, protein MSAGIMTNGATTDGAAREPLLRVEGLTRHYVSKSLFGKVTHTVRAVDGISFDLQPGETLGLVGESGSGKSTTGRLVLRLEEPTAGRVFFEGEEITRLRKQSLRRVRQRLQVVFQDPYASLNPRMRVGDSVGEPLTNHGAVHGRAEQREKVAELFRLVGLDPRFMDRFPHQFSGGQRQRIGIARAIALRPKLIVADEPITALDVSIQAQIVNLFMDLQEEMGMAYLFIAHDLGMVRHLCHRVAVMLRGRIVELGTTAQVFGDPQHPYTKALLSAAPIADPDRERARQRLFYEPKPAAPDAALREVSQGHYVLA, encoded by the coding sequence ATGAGCGCCGGGATCATGACCAATGGGGCCACGACCGATGGGGCCGCGCGCGAGCCGCTGCTGCGCGTGGAGGGGCTGACCCGGCACTATGTGAGCAAGAGCCTCTTCGGCAAGGTGACGCATACGGTGCGCGCCGTGGACGGGATCTCCTTCGACCTCCAGCCGGGCGAGACGCTGGGCCTGGTCGGCGAGTCCGGCTCCGGCAAAAGCACCACCGGCCGGCTGGTGCTGCGGCTGGAGGAACCCACCGCCGGGCGCGTCTTCTTCGAGGGCGAGGAGATCACCCGCCTGCGCAAGCAGAGCCTGCGCCGCGTGCGCCAGCGTCTGCAGGTGGTGTTCCAGGATCCCTATGCCTCGCTGAACCCGCGCATGCGCGTGGGCGACAGCGTGGGCGAGCCGCTGACCAACCACGGCGCCGTCCACGGGCGCGCGGAGCAGCGCGAGAAGGTGGCCGAGCTGTTCCGCCTCGTCGGCCTCGACCCGCGCTTCATGGACCGCTTCCCGCACCAGTTCTCCGGCGGCCAGCGGCAGCGCATCGGCATCGCCCGCGCCATCGCCCTGCGCCCGAAGCTGATCGTGGCGGACGAGCCGATCACCGCGCTCGACGTCTCGATCCAGGCGCAGATCGTGAACCTGTTCATGGACCTGCAGGAAGAGATGGGCATGGCCTATCTCTTCATCGCGCACGACCTGGGGATGGTGCGCCACCTCTGCCACCGCGTCGCGGTGATGCTGCGCGGTCGCATCGTGGAGCTCGGCACCACGGCGCAGGTCTTCGGCGACCCGCAGCATCCCTATACGAAGGCGCTGCTGTCCGCCGCGCCGATCGCGGACCCGGACCGCGAGCGTGCCCGGCAGCGCCTCTTCTACGAGCCGAAGCCCGCCGCGCCCGACGCGGCGCTGCGGGAGGTCTCGCAGGGGCATTACGTGCTGGCCTGA
- a CDS encoding NADPH-dependent oxidoreductase — protein sequence MTESAAALHARYGEAAPDTAIPWNPALDLLLSHRSVRAYRPDPLPEGTLEALVAAAQSAATSSNMQAWSVVAVTDPGSKRRLAAVAGGQRHIEQCPLLLVFLADLSRHARLSERTGQPLEGLPFLETFLVAALDAGLAAQNAVIAAESLGLGTVYIGALRNDVEAVAEELGLPPGATAVFGLCVGHAAPDGGAVKPRLPQAAVLHHGRYDPEADMRALPGYDAALEAFSRAQERSPYTWTQRAMARWGTLRAMAGRDRLREALGRLGFPLR from the coding sequence ATGACCGAATCCGCCGCCGCCCTGCATGCCCGCTATGGCGAGGCCGCGCCCGACACCGCCATCCCCTGGAATCCCGCGCTGGACCTGCTGCTGTCGCATCGCTCGGTGCGGGCCTACCGGCCCGACCCGCTGCCGGAGGGTACGCTGGAGGCCCTGGTCGCGGCGGCGCAGTCGGCGGCCACCTCCTCCAACATGCAGGCCTGGTCGGTGGTCGCCGTCACCGATCCGGGCAGCAAACGGCGGCTCGCGGCGGTGGCGGGCGGCCAGCGGCATATCGAGCAGTGCCCGCTCCTCCTCGTCTTCCTGGCCGACCTGTCGCGCCATGCCCGGCTGTCGGAGCGGACGGGCCAGCCCCTGGAAGGGCTGCCCTTCCTGGAGACCTTCCTCGTCGCCGCATTGGATGCCGGGCTCGCGGCGCAGAACGCCGTGATCGCGGCGGAATCGCTGGGGCTCGGCACGGTCTATATCGGCGCCCTGCGCAACGATGTGGAGGCGGTGGCGGAGGAGCTCGGCCTGCCGCCCGGCGCCACGGCGGTCTTCGGCCTCTGCGTCGGCCATGCTGCGCCGGATGGTGGGGCGGTGAAGCCGCGCCTGCCGCAGGCGGCGGTCCTGCACCACGGGCGCTACGACCCGGAGGCGGACATGCGCGCCCTGCCCGGCTATGACGCGGCGCTGGAGGCGTTCAGCCGGGCGCAGGAGCGCAGCCCCTATACCTGGACGCAGCGGGCCATGGCGCGCTGGGGCACGTTGCGCGCCATGGCGGGGCGGGACCGGCTGCGGGAGGCACTGGGAAGGCTGGGCTTCCCGCTGCGCTGA